A single genomic interval of Nocardioides palaemonis harbors:
- a CDS encoding ANTAR domain-containing protein — protein MEPISDGREERARMAKSLADAEQEIKQLHDAVESRTIIGQAEGILMERLGIDACQALGYLKRVSSHTNRKVIDIATEIAETRNLPQS, from the coding sequence GTGGAGCCCATTAGCGACGGACGCGAGGAGCGTGCGCGGATGGCTAAATCGCTTGCTGATGCGGAGCAAGAGATCAAGCAGTTGCACGATGCGGTGGAGAGCCGCACCATCATCGGCCAGGCCGAGGGCATCCTGATGGAGCGCCTCGGGATCGACGCCTGTCAGGCGCTGGGATACCTGAAGCGCGTGTCGTCACACACGAACCGCAAGGTCATCGACATTGCGACCGAGATCGCCGAGACGCGGAATCTTCCGCAGTCCTGA
- a CDS encoding type II toxin-antitoxin system Phd/YefM family antitoxin yields the protein MTTLSLADARANLSKLVESAVATHERFEVTRNGDRAVVLLSAEDYDALLETVDVLSRAEEVQALKEGLDDLDAGLTSSLDEVRSAMLRRGRLQS from the coding sequence ATGACGACTCTGTCCCTGGCTGACGCGCGAGCGAACCTTTCCAAGCTCGTGGAGTCCGCGGTGGCCACTCACGAGCGGTTCGAAGTCACCCGCAACGGTGACCGGGCCGTCGTGCTTCTCAGCGCTGAGGACTACGACGCCCTGCTGGAGACCGTCGACGTCCTCAGTCGCGCCGAGGAGGTGCAGGCCCTTAAGGAAGGGCTTGACGACCTCGACGCCGGGCTGACCTCATCATTGGATGAGGTCCGCTCAGCGATGCTGCGGCGCGGACGCCTCCAATCTTGA
- a CDS encoding ATP-binding cassette domain-containing protein, giving the protein MTTDATDGFVRVRGANENNLRNIDVDIPRNVMVAFTGISGSGKSSLAFGTLYAEAQRRYFESVAPYARRLLQQVGAPHVQEITGLPPAVALQQRRGAATSRSSVGTITTLSNLLRILYSRAGDYPAGADHLAAEAFSPNTSAGACPRCHGLGVVHDVTEELLVPDPSLSIREGAIAAWPGAWQGANLRSIVMGLGIDVDKPWHSLRKRVRDWLLFTDEQPSVLIEPEPGRVDHGYYGKFWSARSHVMHVLADSTSERMRERAMRFVEEAPCPDCQGSGLRPEALAVTFLGRSIAEVNDLPFTALVALLRPVAERPAGADEVAARICTDLVARVEVLLDLGLGYLSLGRSSTTLSPGEAQRLRIATQLRSGLFGVVYVLDEPFAGLHPADAEPLLDVLDRLKASGNTLFVVEHDLDVVRRADWVVDIGPGAGEAGGRVLHSGPVAGLEDVTESVTSAYLFGRAERLVHDARAPQGWLRLTGVHRHNLRDLSVDIPLCVLTAVTGVSGSGKSTLVTQVLAEDPTARESFDRLVLVDQRPIGRTPRSNLATYTGMFDAVRKLYAATDAARARGYGAGRFSFNVAGGRCETCQGEGFVSVELLFLPGTYAPCPTCHGDRYSPETLQITYRGKSIAEVLDLSVDDAATFLADVPAAARSLQTLREVGLGYLRLGQPATELSGGEAQRIKLATELQRAHRGHALYLLDEPTSGLHPADIALLLRQLHRLVDAGNTVVLVEHDLDAIATADWVIDLGPGGGDAGGRVVATGTLADIARAEGSATAPYLSRRLERT; this is encoded by the coding sequence GTGACCACCGATGCGACCGATGGCTTTGTGCGTGTCCGCGGTGCCAATGAGAACAACCTGCGCAACATTGACGTGGACATTCCTCGCAACGTGATGGTGGCGTTCACCGGGATCTCTGGGTCGGGGAAGTCGTCGCTGGCCTTCGGAACGCTGTACGCCGAGGCGCAGCGCCGCTACTTCGAGTCGGTCGCGCCCTACGCGCGCCGGCTGCTGCAGCAGGTCGGTGCCCCGCACGTCCAGGAGATCACCGGCCTGCCGCCTGCGGTCGCGCTTCAGCAGCGCCGGGGCGCGGCCACCTCACGCTCGTCGGTCGGCACCATCACCACGCTGTCCAACCTGCTGCGGATCCTCTACTCGCGGGCCGGCGATTACCCGGCTGGTGCCGATCACCTCGCGGCCGAGGCGTTCTCGCCCAACACCAGCGCGGGCGCGTGCCCGCGCTGCCACGGCCTGGGCGTCGTCCACGACGTCACCGAGGAGCTGCTTGTCCCGGACCCGTCACTGAGCATCCGTGAAGGGGCGATCGCCGCCTGGCCGGGCGCGTGGCAGGGCGCCAACCTGCGCAGCATCGTGATGGGGCTCGGCATCGACGTCGACAAGCCGTGGCACAGTCTCAGGAAGCGGGTCCGCGACTGGCTGCTGTTCACCGACGAGCAGCCCTCGGTGCTCATCGAGCCGGAACCAGGTCGCGTCGACCACGGCTACTACGGGAAGTTCTGGAGCGCGCGCAGCCACGTCATGCACGTGCTGGCCGACTCCACGAGCGAGCGGATGCGCGAGCGGGCCATGCGGTTCGTGGAGGAAGCGCCCTGCCCGGATTGCCAGGGCAGTGGACTACGGCCCGAGGCCCTCGCGGTGACCTTTCTCGGGCGTTCGATCGCCGAGGTCAACGACCTGCCCTTCACAGCGCTGGTGGCTCTGCTGCGTCCGGTCGCTGAGCGGCCCGCGGGTGCCGACGAGGTCGCGGCGCGGATCTGCACTGACCTGGTCGCGCGCGTCGAGGTGCTCCTCGATCTGGGCCTGGGTTATCTCAGCCTGGGACGGAGCTCGACGACGCTGTCGCCCGGAGAGGCGCAGCGCCTGCGGATCGCCACCCAGCTGCGTTCGGGTCTGTTCGGAGTCGTCTACGTCCTGGACGAGCCCTTCGCCGGCCTGCACCCGGCCGACGCGGAGCCGCTGCTGGATGTCCTGGACCGCCTCAAGGCGTCCGGGAACACACTGTTCGTCGTGGAGCACGACCTCGACGTCGTACGACGAGCAGATTGGGTCGTCGATATCGGCCCGGGTGCGGGCGAGGCCGGAGGTCGAGTGCTTCACAGCGGCCCTGTCGCGGGCCTGGAGGACGTGACTGAGTCGGTCACCAGCGCCTACCTGTTCGGTCGCGCTGAGCGGCTCGTGCACGATGCGCGGGCCCCGCAGGGCTGGCTGCGACTGACCGGCGTACATCGCCACAACCTGCGCGACCTGTCTGTCGATATCCCGCTGTGCGTGCTGACCGCCGTCACCGGGGTGTCCGGGTCCGGCAAGTCGACCCTGGTCACCCAGGTCCTGGCCGAGGACCCGACTGCTCGTGAGTCGTTCGACCGACTGGTATTGGTCGATCAGCGCCCGATCGGCCGGACGCCGCGGTCCAACCTCGCGACGTACACGGGGATGTTCGATGCCGTGCGGAAGTTGTACGCCGCCACGGACGCGGCGCGGGCCCGCGGCTACGGCGCCGGCCGCTTCTCCTTCAACGTCGCCGGGGGCCGCTGCGAGACCTGTCAGGGCGAGGGATTCGTCTCCGTCGAGCTACTGTTTCTGCCTGGCACCTACGCTCCCTGCCCGACGTGCCACGGCGATCGCTACAGCCCCGAGACGCTCCAGATCACCTACCGCGGCAAGAGCATCGCGGAGGTTCTCGACCTGTCCGTCGACGACGCCGCCACGTTCCTGGCCGACGTACCGGCCGCCGCACGCAGCCTCCAGACGCTTCGCGAGGTGGGTCTGGGCTACCTGCGACTTGGACAGCCGGCGACCGAGCTCAGCGGCGGGGAGGCACAGCGCATCAAGCTCGCCACCGAGCTCCAGCGCGCTCACCGCGGCCATGCCCTCTACCTGCTCGACGAGCCGACCTCCGGACTCCACCCCGCAGACATCGCTCTGCTGCTGCGCCAGCTGCACCGGCTCGTCGACGCCGGCAACACGGTGGTCCTCGTCGAGCACGACCTCGACGCGATCGCCACCGCGGACTGGGTCATCGATCTCGGTCCAGGCGGAGGAGATGCCGGCGGTCGGGTTGTCGCGACCGGCACGCTGGCCGACATCGCGAGGGCCGAGGGCAGCGCGACCGCGCCCTACCTCTCGCGGCGGCTTGAGCGGACATGA
- a CDS encoding type II toxin-antitoxin system RelE family toxin yields MSKDLGEEGGYDVVLTRSARRALEELLPEAVAAAAFEFIAGPLRTDPHRVGKPLREPLAPLWSARRGEYRVLYRILEHRLVIEVVSVVHRRDAYRQ; encoded by the coding sequence TTGAGTAAGGACCTAGGCGAGGAAGGCGGGTACGACGTCGTCCTGACCCGAAGCGCAAGACGAGCCCTCGAGGAGTTGTTGCCCGAAGCGGTCGCTGCGGCCGCCTTCGAGTTCATCGCTGGCCCGCTGCGCACCGATCCCCACCGCGTCGGTAAGCCCCTGCGTGAGCCGTTGGCGCCGCTGTGGTCAGCACGGCGAGGCGAGTACCGCGTCCTCTACCGGATCCTTGAACACCGCCTCGTCATCGAGGTCGTCTCTGTGGTTCACCGTCGCGACGCCTATCGCCAATGA
- a CDS encoding PucR family transcriptional regulator, with amino-acid sequence MTVCEPATTGTVVPTGELDLRRAVTGLDGLLVMSMAMMQRHDVDEVINVLKREVESVTGCQLVHVTFQRDREWITLPPGEPTKPAEPSPSTGERVFVQDNGDSWTSTTAVAVSNGAPGRLVLRSFARPDPEQLFVIERLGDLLGTALADAQVRERHRRRAHELDAANNEMARTVAALQHREGVLEEFARLSTTGTELDVATSLSRLTGSAVVLRDRFGHETTRITVAGRYQPVLERTSLEEVIGGRPELGTIELEVPPDKDRDDASFALRYAGVALGLLRAKAVAMNELENRLSRDLLDDLLEGLPADVAVDRASAQGHDLGVPHDLIVCAWSSERGHRGHDRDVDHLRMAMARQRLACLVVRNRGLVVALAHRGVDMGRLFNDLSRAYGDTNGVIAKGEPANSPEQIPRAYEQARRALRARQQSHDPYGFIAYADLGVDRLLALDGNAEEVERLIRDWLGDLLSYDRRHGTELVPTLAAYLDHGGKYADTSTTLTIHRNTLRYRISRITEISGHDLNDVEAQLNLHLATRAWRLRRASVGEPLRNAVR; translated from the coding sequence ATGACCGTCTGCGAGCCCGCCACAACCGGAACCGTGGTGCCAACCGGCGAGCTGGATCTGCGGCGTGCCGTCACCGGCCTCGATGGGCTGCTGGTGATGTCCATGGCGATGATGCAACGTCACGACGTGGACGAGGTCATCAACGTCCTGAAGCGTGAGGTCGAGTCGGTGACCGGCTGCCAGTTGGTTCACGTCACCTTCCAGCGGGACCGGGAGTGGATCACCCTGCCCCCCGGGGAGCCAACGAAGCCGGCGGAACCGAGCCCCTCAACCGGTGAACGGGTATTCGTGCAGGACAACGGCGACTCCTGGACGTCGACGACGGCTGTGGCGGTCTCGAACGGCGCCCCGGGCCGACTGGTCCTTCGCAGCTTCGCCCGGCCCGACCCCGAACAACTGTTCGTCATCGAACGGTTGGGCGATCTCCTCGGGACGGCGCTCGCGGACGCGCAGGTGCGCGAGCGCCACCGCCGACGCGCCCACGAACTCGATGCAGCCAATAACGAGATGGCGCGCACCGTCGCGGCCCTGCAGCACCGTGAGGGGGTGCTTGAGGAGTTCGCCCGACTGTCCACGACCGGGACTGAGCTCGACGTGGCCACCTCACTCAGCCGGCTCACTGGCTCCGCTGTCGTGCTGCGGGACAGATTCGGGCACGAGACGACCCGGATCACGGTTGCCGGCCGGTACCAACCGGTCCTCGAGCGAACCTCGCTCGAGGAGGTCATCGGCGGACGCCCCGAACTCGGCACGATCGAACTGGAGGTGCCACCGGACAAAGACCGAGACGACGCATCATTCGCTCTGCGGTACGCGGGCGTCGCACTGGGGCTGCTGAGGGCCAAGGCCGTAGCGATGAATGAACTGGAGAACCGACTGAGTCGAGACCTCCTCGACGACCTTCTTGAAGGGCTCCCGGCCGACGTAGCCGTGGACCGGGCATCCGCTCAGGGCCACGACCTTGGCGTTCCGCACGACCTGATCGTGTGCGCATGGTCCTCCGAGCGGGGTCACCGCGGGCACGACCGCGACGTCGATCACCTCCGGATGGCCATGGCTCGTCAGCGACTGGCCTGCTTGGTCGTCCGGAACCGGGGACTGGTCGTCGCCCTCGCCCATCGAGGTGTCGACATGGGCCGCTTGTTCAACGACTTGTCGCGCGCCTACGGCGACACCAACGGTGTGATCGCCAAGGGGGAGCCGGCCAACTCGCCGGAACAGATCCCACGTGCGTATGAGCAAGCCCGACGAGCACTCAGGGCTCGTCAGCAGTCCCACGATCCGTATGGCTTCATCGCCTACGCCGACTTGGGAGTAGACCGGCTGCTCGCCCTCGACGGCAACGCTGAGGAGGTCGAGCGCCTCATCAGGGACTGGCTCGGCGACCTATTGAGCTACGACCGTCGCCACGGCACCGAGCTCGTCCCCACGCTAGCGGCCTACCTTGACCACGGGGGCAAGTACGCCGACACGTCAACGACGCTCACCATCCACCGCAACACACTGCGCTACCGAATCAGCCGCATCACCGAGATCTCGGGCCACGACCTCAACGACGTCGAGGCACAGCTCAACCTCCACCTGGCGACACGCGCGTGGCGACTGCGCCGTGCCTCCGTCGGCGAGCCCCTGCGAAACGCCGTCCGGTGA
- a CDS encoding type 1 glutamine amidotransferase domain-containing protein, producing the protein MAADLQGKRVAILAADGVERVELEQPREVLDRAGAQTEVLSIHDGEIEARKNDLDEAGTFTVDGLVADASVGDYDALLLPGGTVNPDQLRVDEGAVSFVRDFVESGKPVAAICHGPWTLIEAGVATGRTLTSFPSIRTDLRNAGANVVDQEVVVDTNLITSRSPEDLPAFSEAIVSQLAGTTTKEEEKS; encoded by the coding sequence ATGGCAGCAGATCTTCAGGGCAAGAGGGTCGCGATCCTCGCCGCGGACGGGGTCGAGCGCGTTGAGCTCGAGCAACCCCGCGAAGTACTGGACCGCGCGGGCGCTCAGACCGAGGTCCTCTCGATCCACGACGGCGAGATCGAGGCCCGTAAGAACGACCTGGATGAAGCTGGCACGTTCACCGTCGACGGGCTGGTCGCCGACGCCTCGGTAGGTGACTACGACGCCCTGCTGCTTCCCGGCGGCACGGTGAACCCCGACCAGCTCCGGGTCGACGAGGGCGCCGTTTCCTTCGTCCGCGACTTCGTCGAGAGCGGCAAGCCAGTGGCGGCGATCTGTCACGGGCCGTGGACGTTGATCGAGGCCGGCGTGGCCACCGGTCGCACCCTGACGTCCTTCCCGAGCATCCGCACGGATCTGCGCAATGCCGGCGCGAACGTCGTCGACCAGGAGGTCGTGGTCGACACGAATCTCATCACCAGCCGCTCGCCGGAGGACCTGCCGGCGTTCTCCGAGGCGATCGTGTCCCAACTCGCGGGCACCACGACAAAGGAAGAGGAGAAGTCATGA
- a CDS encoding HigA family addiction module antitoxin — translation MHRPGTSRLARLGISQYRLAQATGLPQTRISQIVHGKRAITTDTALRLSKALGVDDRFWINIQTDYDLEVERDLHADDLAKVTALVPS, via the coding sequence GTGCACAGGCCCGGGACCTCGCGGCTCGCGAGGCTGGGCATCAGCCAGTACCGCCTCGCCCAGGCCACCGGTCTCCCCCAGACCCGAATCAGCCAGATCGTGCACGGCAAGCGCGCCATCACCACCGACACCGCCCTGCGCCTGTCCAAGGCCCTCGGCGTCGACGACCGCTTCTGGATCAACATCCAGACCGACTACGACCTCGAGGTCGAGCGCGACCTGCACGCCGACGACCTGGCCAAGGTCACCGCCCTGGTCCCGAGCTGA
- a CDS encoding mechanosensitive ion channel family protein translates to MGETLKDGLKDGLSTITEFLPKLLLFLIILIVGIIIAKSIAKALSALLEKVGFDKAVERGGVKKALANSKMDASDVVAKLIYYTLMLFVLQLAFGVFGPNPISDLITQVITFLPSLIVAIIIIVVASAIAAAVKVLIEGTLGGLSYGTVLANIASIFILFLGVVAALNQIGVATTVTLPVLIAILAAVVGVIVVGVGGGLIKPMQQRWEGYLTKAEEEAPRIKQEAANAPSVRDQARQAKDQAQQKLQSTDSTGSTTGATSYDTQYSDPNPRGTSQY, encoded by the coding sequence ATGGGAGAGACACTGAAGGACGGCCTGAAAGACGGCCTGAGCACGATCACGGAGTTCTTGCCGAAGCTGTTGTTGTTCCTGATCATTCTGATTGTCGGGATCATCATCGCCAAGAGCATCGCCAAGGCGCTCAGCGCGCTGCTGGAGAAGGTGGGCTTCGACAAGGCTGTGGAGCGCGGTGGTGTGAAGAAGGCGCTGGCGAACTCCAAGATGGATGCCAGCGACGTCGTCGCCAAGCTCATCTACTACACGCTGATGCTGTTCGTGCTGCAGCTCGCGTTCGGTGTCTTCGGGCCCAACCCGATCAGCGACTTGATCACGCAGGTCATCACGTTCCTGCCGAGTTTGATCGTGGCCATCATCATCATCGTGGTCGCCTCCGCGATCGCCGCCGCGGTCAAGGTACTCATCGAAGGCACCCTGGGAGGCCTGTCGTACGGCACGGTCTTGGCCAACATCGCCTCGATCTTCATCCTGTTCCTCGGTGTCGTCGCGGCCCTGAACCAGATCGGCGTGGCCACCACCGTCACGCTCCCGGTCCTGATCGCCATCCTGGCCGCCGTCGTCGGCGTGATCGTCGTTGGTGTCGGCGGGGGACTCATCAAGCCCATGCAGCAGCGCTGGGAGGGCTACCTGACCAAGGCCGAGGAGGAGGCACCGCGGATCAAGCAGGAGGCAGCCAACGCTCCGAGCGTCAGGGACCAGGCCCGACAGGCCAAGGACCAGGCGCAGCAGAAGCTGCAGTCCACCGACTCCACCGGCTCGACGACCGGTGCCACCAGCTACGACACCCAGTACAGCGACCCGAACCCCCGGGGCACCTCGCAGTACTGA
- a CDS encoding recombinase family protein: MVSPQQHPAESVSLTLYDLLRNGRSVKKRKQLEQRSDPAGWRNEREEALTDQVEPALDAGASRGRGRQGPLLGGAMNALLVGYARCSTDQQDPTAQRDGLRGLGVEADRIYVDHGLTGTNRERPGLREALAACRSGDTLVVTKLDRLARSLPDARAIADELTAREISLSLGGSIYDPTDAVGKLLFNVLAMVAEFESDLIRLRKVEGMKVAKAKGAAEGQAAQTQPQAGSPPGLAGAQRRVQHPRGRRAVRRRPLHRLPSDPAPAAGSEGRSRRPIGTSLTSSDVGVPQPTPARDADERSLLEATQ, encoded by the coding sequence ATGGTCTCGCCTCAGCAGCACCCAGCCGAGTCGGTAAGCCTGACGCTTTACGACTTGTTACGAAACGGCCGTTCCGTAAAGAAGCGTAAGCAGCTCGAGCAGCGAAGTGATCCGGCCGGCTGGCGAAACGAGAGGGAGGAGGCGCTGACTGATCAAGTCGAGCCCGCGCTCGATGCCGGAGCCAGTCGCGGCCGCGGCCGGCAGGGCCCACTTCTGGGAGGCGCCATGAACGCACTACTCGTCGGGTACGCCCGATGCTCCACCGATCAGCAAGACCCCACTGCTCAGCGCGACGGGCTGCGCGGTCTCGGTGTCGAGGCCGACCGTATCTATGTCGACCACGGCCTGACGGGCACCAACCGCGAACGCCCCGGACTCCGCGAGGCGCTGGCGGCCTGCCGGTCCGGGGACACCTTGGTAGTGACCAAGCTCGACCGCTTGGCCAGGTCCCTGCCCGACGCCCGAGCTATCGCCGACGAGCTTACTGCGCGGGAGATCAGCCTCAGCCTGGGAGGGTCGATCTACGACCCGACCGATGCCGTGGGCAAGCTGTTGTTCAACGTCCTCGCGATGGTGGCCGAGTTCGAGTCCGACCTGATTCGGCTGCGCAAAGTCGAGGGCATGAAGGTCGCCAAGGCCAAGGGGGCGGCTGAAGGGCAAGCAGCCCAAACTCAGCCGCAAGCAGGAAGCCCACCTGGTCTCGCTGGTGCACAGCGGCGAGTACAGCACCCTCGAGGTCGCCGAGCTGTTCGGCGTCGGCCGCTCCACCGTCTACCGAGCGATCCAGCGCCAGCGGCTGGAAGCGAAGGCAGGAGTCGCAGACCAATCGGCACGTCGCTGACCTCATCTGACGTCGGCGTCCCGCAACCGACACCCGCGCGGGACGCCGACGAGCGATCCCTTCTCGAAGCCACGCAGTGA
- a CDS encoding glutathione-independent formaldehyde dehydrogenase, which produces MKAVVYQGPKDVAVTDVPDAEIERPTDVLVKITTTNICGSDLHMYEGRTSFEKGRTFGHENMGEVVEIGKGVEKIKVGDRVVLPFNISCGFCKNCERGLTNYCLTTQPDPSAAGAAYGFAEMGPYGGGQAELLRVPFGDHNALRLGEDAQDKENDYVMLSDIFPTGYHATEMAGVIPGDSVVIAGAGPVGLMAALSATIKGAAKVMVVDRHPDRLALAEQIGAIAIDDSKVDPVQAVLDETMGLGADRGCECVGYQAHDPQGNEDPAATLNMLINSVRFTGGIGTVGVFVPEDPGAKGELAKQGKAAIDFGTHWFKGQTMGNGQCPVKTYNRRLRDLIAADKAKPSWIVSHEISLDQAADAYRNFDSRAEGWTKVVIKPGMSDGKKAN; this is translated from the coding sequence ATGAAGGCTGTCGTCTATCAGGGACCCAAGGATGTCGCGGTCACGGACGTTCCGGACGCCGAGATCGAACGGCCCACCGATGTGCTGGTCAAGATCACAACGACCAACATCTGCGGCTCGGACCTGCACATGTACGAGGGGCGGACCTCCTTCGAGAAGGGCCGGACGTTCGGTCACGAAAACATGGGAGAGGTGGTGGAGATCGGCAAGGGAGTAGAGAAGATCAAGGTGGGCGACCGGGTCGTGCTGCCCTTCAACATCTCGTGCGGGTTCTGCAAGAACTGCGAGCGCGGGCTCACGAACTACTGCCTGACGACGCAACCTGACCCTTCGGCCGCCGGTGCGGCCTACGGCTTCGCCGAAATGGGCCCGTACGGCGGCGGGCAGGCAGAACTGCTCCGGGTGCCCTTCGGCGACCACAACGCGCTGCGCCTGGGTGAAGACGCGCAGGACAAGGAGAACGACTACGTCATGCTCTCCGACATCTTCCCCACCGGCTACCACGCCACCGAGATGGCCGGCGTGATCCCGGGCGACAGCGTCGTGATCGCCGGGGCCGGCCCCGTGGGACTGATGGCTGCGCTGTCCGCGACGATCAAGGGCGCCGCGAAGGTCATGGTGGTCGATCGCCACCCCGACCGGCTCGCGCTGGCCGAGCAGATCGGAGCGATCGCCATCGACGACTCCAAGGTCGACCCCGTGCAGGCTGTGCTGGACGAGACCATGGGGCTCGGAGCCGACCGTGGCTGCGAGTGCGTGGGCTACCAGGCCCACGACCCGCAGGGGAACGAAGACCCGGCTGCCACCTTGAACATGCTCATCAACTCGGTGCGTTTCACCGGCGGGATCGGCACCGTCGGCGTGTTCGTCCCCGAGGACCCGGGGGCCAAGGGCGAATTGGCCAAGCAGGGCAAGGCGGCCATCGACTTCGGCACCCACTGGTTCAAGGGACAGACCATGGGCAACGGTCAGTGCCCGGTCAAGACGTACAACCGCCGGCTGCGAGACCTCATCGCGGCTGACAAGGCGAAGCCGTCCTGGATCGTCTCCCACGAGATCTCGCTGGACCAGGCCGCCGACGCCTACAGGAACTTCGACTCCAGGGCCGAGGGCTGGACCAAGGTCGTCATCAAGCCGGGTATGTCCGACGGAAAGAAGGCAAACTGA
- a CDS encoding NAD(P)/FAD-dependent oxidoreductase codes for MTGPDDGVARTRSPEVAVIGGGIVGLSTAYALREQGVPVRLYEAGLPGTGQSAGESRIFRHAHDDPRLVAFARESRGVWDEWAEHFDVELVSSDGVVAIGDSALARLRVLDQVGGVKAYEIDAAELAQRMPLLAGYSGPAVLDESGGAIRTRTAITALAGALADAVTTAEVISIDPRADGTVEVRSVTDRAVYSNVVVCAGRETARLARSVGLSLPVRLAAHVRLTFDVKAAAPARVACLQDSSGVFGEVGVYATPLPGNSSYSVGLSETVGVRDDGTFIDPAAIRSLDERAREYVTRALPGLHPEPRDFLHCWVTELPWSEDGVAVWEAGSVIFVAGHNLFKQAPALGRALARAATGEGLAAELEQGARLGEPQQ; via the coding sequence ATGACAGGACCTGACGACGGCGTTGCCAGGACGCGTTCACCCGAGGTAGCAGTGATCGGGGGCGGGATCGTCGGTCTGTCGACGGCGTACGCGCTGCGGGAGCAGGGCGTGCCGGTGCGCTTGTACGAGGCCGGTCTGCCCGGAACTGGTCAGTCCGCAGGCGAGTCGCGGATCTTCCGGCATGCCCACGACGACCCGCGACTCGTCGCTTTCGCGCGCGAAAGCCGCGGCGTATGGGATGAGTGGGCCGAACACTTCGACGTCGAGCTGGTCTCATCAGACGGTGTCGTGGCGATCGGCGACAGCGCCCTGGCGCGGCTGCGGGTGCTCGACCAGGTCGGCGGCGTGAAAGCGTACGAGATCGATGCAGCCGAGCTCGCCCAGCGGATGCCGCTGCTCGCTGGGTACTCGGGGCCAGCGGTGCTCGACGAGTCGGGCGGCGCGATCCGCACCCGCACCGCGATCACGGCACTCGCGGGAGCCCTCGCCGATGCCGTCACCACCGCAGAGGTCATCTCCATCGATCCCCGCGCCGATGGGACGGTCGAGGTGCGCAGCGTCACCGACCGGGCTGTCTACTCCAATGTGGTCGTGTGCGCCGGCCGCGAAACCGCCCGCCTGGCCCGCAGCGTCGGCCTGTCGCTGCCGGTTCGCCTTGCCGCGCACGTCCGGCTGACCTTCGACGTGAAAGCCGCCGCCCCGGCACGAGTCGCGTGCCTGCAGGACAGCAGCGGCGTCTTCGGCGAAGTCGGCGTCTACGCGACGCCGCTACCGGGCAACAGCAGTTATTCGGTCGGACTCAGCGAGACCGTCGGCGTCCGCGACGACGGGACGTTCATCGACCCTGCGGCGATTCGATCGCTGGACGAACGCGCGCGCGAATACGTGACACGGGCGCTGCCCGGTCTCCACCCAGAGCCCCGCGACTTTCTTCACTGCTGGGTGACCGAGCTCCCATGGAGCGAGGACGGCGTGGCCGTGTGGGAGGCAGGCTCTGTCATTTTTGTGGCCGGTCACAATCTGTTCAAGCAGGCACCTGCGCTGGGTCGCGCTCTCGCCCGAGCCGCGACAGGTGAAGGTCTCGCCGCCGAGCTCGAGCAGGGGGCGCGCCTGGGTGAGCCACAGCAATAG
- a CDS encoding putative quinol monooxygenase: MSVTKGLLVRFDALPGKEDDVKEFLDSGRALVEDEQATTAWFAIRLGPTSFGIFDVFPDDAGRDAHLSGPVAVALGEQTGTLFSEPTIEKLDVLGSKLPA; this comes from the coding sequence ATGAGTGTGACCAAGGGATTGCTGGTCAGGTTTGACGCGTTGCCCGGCAAGGAGGACGACGTGAAGGAGTTCCTCGACAGCGGCCGTGCGCTTGTCGAGGACGAGCAGGCGACCACCGCGTGGTTCGCGATCCGCCTCGGGCCGACCTCGTTCGGGATCTTCGACGTGTTCCCCGATGACGCCGGACGTGACGCCCACCTGTCCGGCCCTGTTGCGGTAGCTCTCGGCGAGCAGACCGGCACGTTGTTCTCCGAACCGACGATCGAGAAGCTCGACGTGTTGGGCTCCAAACTCCCCGCCTGA